ACCTTGCGCGATTCCGCATCCCGCGCGTATCGCCTCTAAAATTTCTTGAGATGGTTCGACGAGTTGGCCAATTTCTTCATTGCCAACGTAGATACCAATATGATCTGGATTCGCTCGTACAAGCACGTTGTCGAGTTTCGACGGGATATTCTTCACCGTTAGATCGGCGACGACTGTCGTCGGCTGATGTTCGGGCTGAATGGAAAACAGATCGGGAGTTCCGAGTCGAAGCCGCGCGCGGTCCCAGGATTTCGCAAACGATCTAGTCTTGTTTCGGAGAAAATCGACGCCCACGATTATGCGCCCTCCGACAGAAGCGGCCGATACCGTTTTGACCGTCCATTTGAGATTTCCATTATGAGCGCCTTGGATACCAATGAAGATAGGCGATTGTTCCACGCGGTCTGTTTGATGTCTTCTCTCTGTTCACCGTTGCGCGGATCGTTCATTAGAGTACTGGCATCAGTTTCGCCGTATTGACTGACCAACTTAAAAGTAAGCTCCTGTTTGGGGTCGAGCTTCCCGAGTAACTTTACATTTGAGACTTCACCGCTGGTCGTTCGATTGCAGGACAATATGACGTCGCCCTTCGCCGTCAGAAGATCTTCAAGTTCTTCAACAATTCGTTGCGAAGCATTCGCGACCACCGGATAAAGCTGAGACCTTCGATTCCGAACAAAATCTCTGAAACCAACAACGGACTCCCGGAGGTAGCTTGCGGTTGCGACTTGGATTCCCGCGAAGTCGAGAAAGCACACTTCGGGCTTCGCGGGCTCTTCGACCCGTTCTAACAATTTTCCGAGCGACTGCCGTCCAAAACCCGCGCCAGCCAGAATTGGATCCTCGACGATGTCTAATATTCTAAAATTCACACATCACCATCCTCACGTTACAGAAGTGAGGATAATGACGATAGGCGTCTAGGTCAAGTATTTATTTTGGGGTGAGCGTCCATCGAAGTGCGATGAGTTACGTAACATATGGTAATTACTATTGAAATATATCTCGGCCGACGTGGCCAAAGAGCGAGCATTACTCCTTCAACCCGAACCGCCGGAGTTTGGTTGACAGTGTGCTCTGGGGGATACCGAGCAGTTTTGCCGCGTCACCCTTACTTCGGGCGCTATTCAGCGCCATCCGAATGACCTCCCGCTCGATTTCCTCCATGTGCGACACCAGCGTCCCCTTCCCATTGAGGATCCGGATGACGGCCAGAATGAGCTGGCCCTTCAGTTCGCCCAGTTCGGCTCCCGCTTTGAGCAGCCCGGTCCTGGTCTCCAGCGGCCCGAGGATGACCGACCTCGTGAGCGCGACAGCAACGTCCGGAACGGTCATTGCGTCCGGAAGTAATTTGGAAAGGGTGCCAAACGCATCGCGCAACGCCGCGTTGATTTTCTCCGGGTGGTCCTGCTCCTTGATAAATAGCTCAAGTTCCGCCCGCGAATCCTTTAGGCCGTTTTTATGGTTCATGGTTTAACCTTTCGTGGTATCCGTCAGAAAACATTTGCTGCCTGGAGAAGATCGCCGGTTATTCATTTCGGTCTGATGGGCTCTACGCACTCTGGCTTATCATTCTTCGGGTCGTTGACGATACGGCTAACCGGTAATGCTTGCATCATGTCCGCCGATAGCGGCACCAGTATCGGTTTCAGATCATCCGCCTTGGTTTTCGGATCAATCCACTTCCTGGCTTCGGACGGCGGCAGTATCACCGGCATCCGGTTGTGGATCGGGGCCATGAGGTCATTCGGCTCGGTTGTGAGGATCGTGCAGGTTTCGAGTTCGCTGCCGTCCGGGGCCTGCCAGTGTTCCCAGAGGCCGGCCATCGAGAACAGCCCGCCCGCTTTCATCGTGATGTGATAGGGCTGTTTCGGTCCCTTGCCTCTCGCCTGCCATTCGTAGAAGCCGGTCGCGGGGATCAGGCAACGCCGGTGTTTGAACGCCGACCGGAACGACGGCTTCTCGTGCGCCGTCTCCGCTCGGGCGTTAATCATCCGGTTCCCGATGGCCGGATCTTTCGCCCACGACGGAACGAGCCCCCACTTCACCGGGACCAGCTCAGTCTTGCCACTCGACGGCGACACCCGGACGATCTCGACCGGCTGCGACGGCGCGATGTTGTAGCGGGGCGCGACCTTGTGGCTCAGGTCAAAACCGAGGAGATCAGAGTATTCCTCCCAGGTCAGATCGTCTGCATTGCTGGTAAAACGGCCGCACATAGGTTCTCAAAACCTTAGCAGTTTCAGCCACTTCCGGGAACTGTGCCGCTACCTGACACACCCCCGTTCTAAGATGGGGCGGGTGCGGGATTGACCTGTCCGATGCTTTCGGTTTATTTACGGTATCGGTAAGTGAGGTGGTATATGGGTCTTTCCGCCCAGGAACTGCTGGCCGTTCTGCCGCCCGGTGTGGTTACACGCGGCGGCCTGATTAAAACAACCGGAGGGGTCTGGGACCGGGCCGAAACGGCCGGGCGGCTTGTGGAACTCTCCGGGGTCGCGGCCCTCACGATGGCCTTCCGGCTGATTCGGGATTCCCAGAAGGCGGGCGATCCGGCCGCCTGGGTTGGAACCGCCAGTTCGATCTTCTTCGCCCCTGACGCGGTAGCTGGCGGCATTGACCTGAACTCGCTCGCCGTCGTCCGGCTTCGGAATTCACGCGATATTCCGCGGGCGGCGGAACGGCTGCTCCAGTCCGGGGCGTTCGGCGTGGTCGTGATTGATCTGCCCAAAGAGGCCGATGTCCCCATGCCGCTCCAGTCCCGGCTCGTTGGGCTTGCCCAGACGCACGACACGGCAGTGGTGTTCGTGACGGCGCGGCCAAGGCCGCTTGGATCGCTCGTGAGCCTTCGGGCGGAGACGCGGCGGATTGCCGCCGGGCGCCGGCGATACCGGTGCGAGCTTGAGGCGGTGAAGGACAAGCGGCGCGGGCCGGGATGGGTTCGGGAGACAGACTGCCGTGGACCAGCCGGACTCTGAAACCCGCTGGGCGTGCGTGAACCTGCCGGAGCTTCCGCTCCAGATCCTCGTACGCGCCCATCCTGACTGGCACAAACTGCCGGTGGCGGTGGTTGAGTCGGACAAGCCGCAGGCGTTCATTCTTGCCGTGAATGAAAGCGCACGGCGCAACCGGATCATTCCGGGGATGCGGTATGCGGCGGGGTTGTCGCAGTCGAGGGAGCTTCGCGCCGGGCCGGTCGGCAGGCCGGAGATCGAGACGGCTGTGAAACTGGTCGGCGGCGAGCTGCGCCGGTTCAGTCCGGAAGTGGAGCCCTCAGATGACGAACCGGGAATCCTCTGGCTGAACGCCACCGGTCTTGAGCCGGTCACGCCGTCGCTTCCCAAATGGGCATGGTCCATTCTGGATACGCTGAGGGCCAAGGGGTTTCGGTCGAACGTCGCCGTCGGTTTCAGCCGGTTCGGGAGTTATGCAGCCGCCAAGACGCGCCCCGGTGTCACGGTGTTTCCGTCACTCAAAGACGAAACGGCAGTCGCGGGTTCGGCGCAGCTCGACCGGCTTGGTCTCGCCCCAAAGCTTCTCTCGCACCTGGCAAAGCTGGGTGTTGTGACCGTCAGGGACTTTCTAGGGCTCCCGCCGACGGGCTTACTCGAACGATTTGGTCCCGAAGCACAGCGGTTTCACCGCATGGCGACCGGCGAAGCCTGGAAGCCGCTCGCGCCGGAATCGCCCGTGGAAGCTCCCCGGTCGTTGCTCCTTCTCGATCACCCGGAGACCGACTCAACCCGGCTTCTGTTCTTTATCCGCCGCCAGCTTCATCCGCTGCTCTCGGAACTTGCGGCCCGGTATCAGGCCCTTAGTGAACTGAGGGTCCGGTTCGCCCTTGAGCGAAAGCTGACTTGGCGTGAAGCAGTCCGTCCGGCATTCCCGACGCTGGACAGCGTAGCGATCCTCGATCTCGTGCGCCTGACACTGGAACGGACGCCGCTCCAGGCGCCGGTCCGGGAACTGGAACTGACCGCCATTGGTACACCAGCCGAGCAGGAACAGCTCCGGCTGTTCAATGAGAACCCACGCCGCGACCTCCGGGCGGCGGCGCGGGCCTTTGCGAGGCTCCGGGCCGAATACGGAGAAAATGCCGTCTCTCGCGTGGTGCTCCGCGACGGCCATTTGCCGGACG
The sequence above is drawn from the Deltaproteobacteria bacterium genome and encodes:
- a CDS encoding helix-turn-helix domain-containing protein yields the protein MNHKNGLKDSRAELELFIKEQDHPEKINAALRDAFGTLSKLLPDAMTVPDVAVALTRSVILGPLETRTGLLKAGAELGELKGQLILAVIRILNGKGTLVSHMEEIEREVIRMALNSARSKGDAAKLLGIPQSTLSTKLRRFGLKE
- a CDS encoding SOS response-associated peptidase, with the translated sequence MCGRFTSNADDLTWEEYSDLLGFDLSHKVAPRYNIAPSQPVEIVRVSPSSGKTELVPVKWGLVPSWAKDPAIGNRMINARAETAHEKPSFRSAFKHRRCLIPATGFYEWQARGKGPKQPYHITMKAGGLFSMAGLWEHWQAPDGSELETCTILTTEPNDLMAPIHNRMPVILPPSEARKWIDPKTKADDLKPILVPLSADMMQALPVSRIVNDPKNDKPECVEPIRPK
- a CDS encoding recombinase A; this translates as MGLSAQELLAVLPPGVVTRGGLIKTTGGVWDRAETAGRLVELSGVAALTMAFRLIRDSQKAGDPAAWVGTASSIFFAPDAVAGGIDLNSLAVVRLRNSRDIPRAAERLLQSGAFGVVVIDLPKEADVPMPLQSRLVGLAQTHDTAVVFVTARPRPLGSLVSLRAETRRIAAGRRRYRCELEAVKDKRRGPGWVRETDCRGPAGL
- a CDS encoding DNA polymerase Y family protein codes for the protein MDQPDSETRWACVNLPELPLQILVRAHPDWHKLPVAVVESDKPQAFILAVNESARRNRIIPGMRYAAGLSQSRELRAGPVGRPEIETAVKLVGGELRRFSPEVEPSDDEPGILWLNATGLEPVTPSLPKWAWSILDTLRAKGFRSNVAVGFSRFGSYAAAKTRPGVTVFPSLKDETAVAGSAQLDRLGLAPKLLSHLAKLGVVTVRDFLGLPPTGLLERFGPEAQRFHRMATGEAWKPLAPESPVEAPRSLLLLDHPETDSTRLLFFIRRQLHPLLSELAARYQALSELRVRFALERKLTWREAVRPAFPTLDSVAILDLVRLTLERTPLQAPVRELELTAIGTPAEQEQLRLFNENPRRDLRAAARAFARLRAEYGENAVSRVVLRDGHLPDGRYSLEPLQALPLPKDLPEADPALIRRIYDKPVALPVLPGRELSRNLLRAFIDGAIARTAGPFLFEGGWWHRDTDREYHLVETVNGEIVWVFYDRKQSRWFLHGEVR